The Megalops cyprinoides isolate fMegCyp1 chromosome 12, fMegCyp1.pri, whole genome shotgun sequence genome contains a region encoding:
- the LOC118787388 gene encoding zinc finger and BTB domain-containing protein 25-like isoform X2: MIFIHQSSECIKIQPTDIQPDIFSYLLHIMYTGMGPKQPVDQGRLQEGIKFLHAYRLYRTGSESSQDSDAAKMSNLYGIQISSQSATKNSLGLKEGQSRSLEEERSSGQAERPQIQLSLAVGLEGTSSDRQLPNLCGSSSGASWEDTESSSIPLRVKQERVETEVAVKPQTVSPVPAQESPSPGRLKDSPRVLYCHYCGERCCSRQGLREHLFAHATSSLPFGVPAAILQSNLGEVSKAGEEELEGLEERHPLQGCLAEKSPSRPEQPEAAGLEEALQQSQALSEELAELKGAASPHSRKRKIACAICSLRFTQKSQLQEHMYTHTGKHTRYHRYNRFCSQLIQASQHFCENQAEFTAEDAAKDTQDNVSSCYSLDSEISQESIDTVVVE; the protein is encoded by the exons ATGATCTTCATCCATCAGTCTAG TGAGTGCATCAAGATCCAACCTACAGACATCCAGCCAGACATCTTCAGCTACCTGCTGCACATCATGTACACAGGCATGGGTCCCAAGCAGCCGGTGGACCAGGGTCGACTGCAGGAGGGCATCAAGTTCCTGCATGCCTACCGGCTGTACCGCACTGGCAGCGAGAGCAGCCAGGATTCCGACGCTGCAAAGATGTCCAACCTCTATGGCATCCAGATATCCTCCCAGTCGGCCACCAAAAACAGCCTGGGCCTGAAGGAGGGCCAGTCACGCAGCTTGGAGGAGGAGCGGTCCAGTGGCCAGGCAGAGCGCCCCCAGATCcagctctcattggctgtggGCCTCGAGGGGACGTCGTCCGACAGGCAGCTGCCCAACCTGTGCGGCTCGTCCTCGGGGGCCTCCTGGGAGGACACAGAGTCCTCCAGTATCCCACTGAGAGTAAAGCAGGAGAGAGTGGAGACAGAGGTGGCGGTGAAGCCTCAGACCGTCTCCCCCGTCCCGGCTCAGGAGAGCCCCAGCCCGGGCCGGCTCAAGGACAGCCCCCGCGTACTGTACTGCCACTACTGTGGGGAGCGCTGCTGCTCACGCCAGGGCCTGCGGGAGCACCTCTTCGCCCACGCCACCAGCTCCCTGCCCTTCGGCGTGCCTGCCGCCATCTTGCAGAGCAACCTGGGGGAGGTGTCTAAGGctggggaggaggagctggagggtcTGGAGGAACGGCATCCTCTGCAGGGCTGCCTGGCGGAGAAGAGCCCGAGCAGGCCGGAGCAGCCGGAGGCGGCGGGCCTGGAGGAGGCGCTGCAGCAGAGCCAGGCCCTGTCGGAGGAGCTGGCCGAACTGAAAGGCGCCGCCAGCCCCCACTCCCGCAAGAGGAAGATCGCATGCGCCATCTGCAGTCTCCGGTTCACCCAGAAGAGCCAGCTGCAGGAGCACATGTACACCCACACGGGCAAACACACCCGCTACCACCGCTATAACCGCTTCTGTAGCCAGCTGATCCAGGCGTCCCAGCACTTCTGTGAGAACCAGGCCGAATTCACGGCCGAGGACGCTGCCAAGGACACTCAGGACAATGTCAGCTCCTGCTATTCCCTAGACTCTGAGATCTCCCAGGAGAGTATTGACACTGTTGTGGTAGAGTGA
- the LOC118787388 gene encoding zinc finger and BTB domain-containing protein 25-like isoform X1 — protein MEVSNHSLFLLQQLNIQREFGFLCDCTVAIGNVYFKAHRAVLAAFSNYFKMIFIHQSSECIKIQPTDIQPDIFSYLLHIMYTGMGPKQPVDQGRLQEGIKFLHAYRLYRTGSESSQDSDAAKMSNLYGIQISSQSATKNSLGLKEGQSRSLEEERSSGQAERPQIQLSLAVGLEGTSSDRQLPNLCGSSSGASWEDTESSSIPLRVKQERVETEVAVKPQTVSPVPAQESPSPGRLKDSPRVLYCHYCGERCCSRQGLREHLFAHATSSLPFGVPAAILQSNLGEVSKAGEEELEGLEERHPLQGCLAEKSPSRPEQPEAAGLEEALQQSQALSEELAELKGAASPHSRKRKIACAICSLRFTQKSQLQEHMYTHTGKHTRYHRYNRFCSQLIQASQHFCENQAEFTAEDAAKDTQDNVSSCYSLDSEISQESIDTVVVE, from the exons ATGGAAGTGTCCAACCACAGCCTGTTCCTCTTGCAGCAGCTGAACATCCAGAGGGAGTTTGGCTTCCTGTGTGATTGCACCGTTGCAATCGGCAATGTCTACTTCAAGGCCCATCGTGCTGTCTTGGCTGCCTTCTCTAACTACTTCAAGATGATCTTCATCCATCAGTCTAG TGAGTGCATCAAGATCCAACCTACAGACATCCAGCCAGACATCTTCAGCTACCTGCTGCACATCATGTACACAGGCATGGGTCCCAAGCAGCCGGTGGACCAGGGTCGACTGCAGGAGGGCATCAAGTTCCTGCATGCCTACCGGCTGTACCGCACTGGCAGCGAGAGCAGCCAGGATTCCGACGCTGCAAAGATGTCCAACCTCTATGGCATCCAGATATCCTCCCAGTCGGCCACCAAAAACAGCCTGGGCCTGAAGGAGGGCCAGTCACGCAGCTTGGAGGAGGAGCGGTCCAGTGGCCAGGCAGAGCGCCCCCAGATCcagctctcattggctgtggGCCTCGAGGGGACGTCGTCCGACAGGCAGCTGCCCAACCTGTGCGGCTCGTCCTCGGGGGCCTCCTGGGAGGACACAGAGTCCTCCAGTATCCCACTGAGAGTAAAGCAGGAGAGAGTGGAGACAGAGGTGGCGGTGAAGCCTCAGACCGTCTCCCCCGTCCCGGCTCAGGAGAGCCCCAGCCCGGGCCGGCTCAAGGACAGCCCCCGCGTACTGTACTGCCACTACTGTGGGGAGCGCTGCTGCTCACGCCAGGGCCTGCGGGAGCACCTCTTCGCCCACGCCACCAGCTCCCTGCCCTTCGGCGTGCCTGCCGCCATCTTGCAGAGCAACCTGGGGGAGGTGTCTAAGGctggggaggaggagctggagggtcTGGAGGAACGGCATCCTCTGCAGGGCTGCCTGGCGGAGAAGAGCCCGAGCAGGCCGGAGCAGCCGGAGGCGGCGGGCCTGGAGGAGGCGCTGCAGCAGAGCCAGGCCCTGTCGGAGGAGCTGGCCGAACTGAAAGGCGCCGCCAGCCCCCACTCCCGCAAGAGGAAGATCGCATGCGCCATCTGCAGTCTCCGGTTCACCCAGAAGAGCCAGCTGCAGGAGCACATGTACACCCACACGGGCAAACACACCCGCTACCACCGCTATAACCGCTTCTGTAGCCAGCTGATCCAGGCGTCCCAGCACTTCTGTGAGAACCAGGCCGAATTCACGGCCGAGGACGCTGCCAAGGACACTCAGGACAATGTCAGCTCCTGCTATTCCCTAGACTCTGAGATCTCCCAGGAGAGTATTGACACTGTTGTGGTAGAGTGA
- the LOC118787031 gene encoding zinc finger and BTB domain-containing protein 1-like — MTRPSHSEHVLQQLNNQREWGFLCDCCIAIGDIYFRAHKAVLAACSSYFRMMFIKDQQAMARLNLSNMQISAECFDLILQLMYLGRIMVGPYEFDELKAAMAYLQMYYIPDSLEDLKDLRSSNLTPSSSSSSSSSSSSSSSSSAAGLLGGKMMFGVRMYEQQQQRQAAAGAEGERVQQATSSTPALQSISSTVGGGGKPVEEVVLPLALPHVLAHVADSMAEQPCDLRKKPSGRSSNMKERPRFGRTYTCDDCGFVFSCEKLLIEHILTCTNRKAFHAPRASAGGDNDSSKAESSASEGSDDHGDICKVESDWPDHKSDTETFNKETVIKSVGASLDSKSKSTRNTIIIKVEPEESSELEMDGIKVVQVGESSSEACSTINAQFDDSVKHHSIFDKDEEVGISGMEDSNDPFEAHMSTSEEKGAGKRVRRIKEEKQSGVYLPCELCGTLLTEDDQSAHYISSHMSNICACGKCGQILIKGRQLQEHAERCGEPQDVETDSLGDDSLSEDKQTMEEALLEGDMGFEGDLGGNCHVYRDACLAFRCPHCGLHFESEKLVVEHMMKCPEQELFRSALLEESERDHRRKHFCSICGKGFYQRCHLREHYTVHTKEKQFTCQTCGKQFLRERQLRLHNDMHKGMARYVCPVCDQGTFLKHDHVRHMISHLSAGETICQVCFQIFPSNEHLEQHMDVHLYICGVCGEKFRLRKDMRSHYNSKHTKKL, encoded by the coding sequence ATGACAAGGCCAAGCCACAGCGAGCATGTCCTGCAGCAGCTTAACAACCAGCGGGAGTGGGGTTTTCTGTGTGACTGCTGCATTGCCATTGGGGACATCTACTTCAGGGCCCACAAGGCCGTACTGGCAGCCTGCAGCTCCTACTTCAGAATGATGTTTATCAAGGACCAGCAGGCCATGGCACGCCTCAACCTCAGCAATATGCAGATCAGTGCAGAGTGCTTTGATCTTATCCTGCAGCTCATGTACCTGGGCCGAATCATGGTGGGCCCCTATGAGTTTGACGAGCTCAAAGCTGCCATGGCCTACCTGCAGATGTATTATATCCCCGACTCCCTGGAGGACCTCAAAGATCTTCGGAGTTCCAATCTCACACCGTCGTCTTCGTCCTCttcctcgtcttcctcctcctcatcatcatcctcctcagCTGCGGGGTTGCTCGGGGGGAAAATGATGTTTGGGGTGCGTATGTacgagcagcagcagcagcggcaggcGGCGGCAGGGGCGGAGGGGGAGCGCGTGCAGCAGGCCACCAGCTCCACCCCCGCCCTGCAGAGCATCAGCAGCACCGTCGGGGGCGGGGGCAAGCCCGTGGAGGAGGTGGTGCTGCCCTTGGCCCTGCCCCACGTCCTGGCCCACGTGGCCGACAGCATGGCGGAACAGCCCTGCGACCTGCGGAAGAAGCCGTCTGGGCGGAGCTCCAACATGAAGGAGCGGCCCCGCTTCGGCCGCACGTACACCTGCGACGACTgcggctttgtcttcagctgCGAGAAGCTGCTCATCGAGCACATCCTTACCTGCACCAACCGCAAGGCCTTCCATGCCCCCCGGGCCAGCGCTGGGGGCGACAATGACTCAAGCAAAGCGGAGAGCTCTGCCTCTGAAGGCTCTGATGACCATGGCGACATCTGCAAGGTGGAAAGCGACTGGCCTGACCACAAGTCGGACACGGAGACCTTCAACAAGGAGACTGTGATCAAGTCAGTGGGAGCGTCACTGGATAGTAAGTCAAAGTCAACTAGGAACACCATAATCATCAAAGTGGAGCCAGAGGAAAGCTCAGAGCTGGAGATGGATGGGATAAAAGTGGTCCAGGTAGGAGAGAGCAGCTCAGAGGCCTGTAGCACCATTAACGCCCAATTTGATGATTCTGTAAAGCACCATAGCATCTTCGACAAAGATGAAGAGGTGGGTATATCCGGCATGGAGGACAGCAACGATCCTTTCGAGGCACACATGTCCACTAGCGAGGAAAAAGGAGCCGGGAAAAGGGTGCGGCGGATCaaggaggagaagcagagcGGCGTGTACTTGCCATGCGAGCTCTGTGGCACACTGCTGACGGAGGACGACCAGTCCGCCCACTACATCTCCAGCCACATGAGCAACATATGCGCCTGCGGGAAGTGTGGCCAGATCCTGATCAAAGggaggcagctgcaggagcacGCCGAGCGCTGCGGGGAGCCCCAGGACGTCGAGACGGACTCGCTGGGGGACGACTCCCTCTCCGAGGACAAGCAGACCATGGAGGAGGCCCTGCTGGAGGGTGACATGGGCTTCGAGGGCGACCTGGGCGGCAACTGCCACGTGTACCGGGACGCTTGCCTGGCCTTCCGCTGCCCGCACTGCGGCCTGCACTTCGAGAGCGAGAAGCTGGTGGTGGAGCACATGATGAAGTGCCCCGAGCAGGAGCTGTTCCGCTCAGCGCTGCTGGAGGAGAGCGAGCGCGACCACCGGCGGAAGCACTTCTGCAGCATCTGCGGGAAGGGCTTCTACCAGCGCTGCCACCTGCGGGAGCACTACACCGTGCACACCAAGGAGAAGCAGTTCACCTGCCAGACCTGCGGCAAGCAGTTCCTGCGGGAGCGGCAGCTGCGGCTGCACAATGACATGCACAAGGGCATGGCGCGCTACGTCTGCCCCGTCTGCGACCAGGGCACCTTCCTCAAGCACGACCACGTGCGCCACATGATCTCCCACCTGTCGGCCGGCGAGACCATCTGCCAGGTGTGCTTCCAGATCTTCCCCAGCAACGAGCACCTGGAGCAGCACATGGATGTGCACCTGTACATCTGCGGCGTGTGCGGGGAGAAGTTCCGCCTCAGGAAGGACATGAGGAGCCACTACAACTCCAAGCACACCAAAAAGTTATAA